The stretch of DNA CGTGAAGTGCGTTGAGTGAGTGGCTTCTGATACCGATCGGCGTAGCCGTGGGCGCCTACGGAACGCTGATTGGTGCGGGCGGCGGTTTCGTTCTCGTCCCGGTCCTCTTGTTCCTCTACCCCCAGGCGAAGCCATCGACGATCACGTCGATCTCGCTCGCGGTTGTGTTTTTCAATGCGACGTCGGGCTCAGTCGCCTACGGTCGTCAACGGCGCATTGACTTCCGCACCGGGATCGTCTTCGCGGCCGCGACGGTGCCGGGCGCGGTCCTGGGCGCCATCGTCGTGGGGTATATCCCTCGGGGGATTTTCGACGTCTTGTTCGGCATCGTCCTGGTCGTGCTGGCTCTTATCATCATCATGCGACCCGTCGCGCGGCCCGCGGATCAACCTCGACGGCCCAACGGCAGCGTGACGCGCGTCATCACCGACGCCACGGGGACGCGCCATGAGTACTCGTTCAACATTGCGCTGGGCGTCGCCCTCTCGGTCGGCGTCGGGTTCCTCTCGAGTCTGCTCGGCATCGGGGGTGGCATCATCCACGTGCCGGCGATGGTGCTGCTCCTGAATTTCCCCGCCCACATCGCCACTGCCACGAGCCACTTCGTGCTGGCGATCATGTCGCTTGCCGGCAGCATCGTTCACCTCATCGCGGGAGAGCTGGCGCCTGGCTCCGGGCTGATGCGCGCGCTCTTCCTGGCGATCGGCGTGATTCCGGGCGCTCAGGTCGGCGCGGTCCTCTCGCACCGCGTGCACGGGACCTGGATCATCCGGCTCCTCGGCGTCGCGCTCCTGCTGGTGGGGGTCCGACTCCTCGGAACGGTGTTCGTCTGAGACGGGCTGGACGCATAATAGGTCCCCGAACACCGGTCACCGGCGACCGGGCGCGGGCTCACCACAACGGGGAAGGAGCAAGCCGTGATCTTCGAGATTCGCACGTACAACCTCAGGCCTGGCGCGGTCGCCGAATACGAATCGCGGTTTGGCGCGGCATACCCGTCTCGAGAAGGATACTCGCGGCTCTACGGCTTCTGGCACACTGAGATCGGGCCGCTGAACCAGGTCGTCCACATCTGGCCGTACGAGAGCTTGCAGCATCGAGCCGACGTGCGCGCGGCCGCTGCCAAGGATCCGAGTGGCAAATGGCCGCCGCCCCCGGGCGATCTGATCTTGAGCCAGGAGTCCGACATCCTCGTGCCCATCAGCACGATGGCGCCTTTGGAGGGCGCGCAAGCCCTGGGGACCGTGTACGAGCTGCGGATGTACACCTATCCGGCGGGGGAGGTCGCGAAAGTCGGCCGGACGTTCGCCGAGAAGTACGAGGCGCGGAACGCCCTGTACCCGGTGGCGGGAATCTGGACGAGCGATCTCGGAAACCTGAACCGTCTCTA from Chloroflexota bacterium encodes:
- a CDS encoding sulfite exporter TauE/SafE family protein; this translates as MSEWLLIPIGVAVGAYGTLIGAGGGFVLVPVLLFLYPQAKPSTITSISLAVVFFNATSGSVAYGRQRRIDFRTGIVFAAATVPGAVLGAIVVGYIPRGIFDVLFGIVLVVLALIIIMRPVARPADQPRRPNGSVTRVITDATGTRHEYSFNIALGVALSVGVGFLSSLLGIGGGIIHVPAMVLLLNFPAHIATATSHFVLAIMSLAGSIVHLIAGELAPGSGLMRALFLAIGVIPGAQVGAVLSHRVHGTWIIRLLGVALLLVGVRLLGTVFV
- a CDS encoding NIPSNAP family protein — encoded protein: MIFEIRTYNLRPGAVAEYESRFGAAYPSREGYSRLYGFWHTEIGPLNQVVHIWPYESLQHRADVRAAAAKDPSGKWPPPPGDLILSQESDILVPISTMAPLEGAQALGTVYELRMYTYPAGEVAKVGRTFAEKYEARNALYPVAGIWTSDLGNLNRLYQLFPYKSWAHREEVRAEARTKGIWPPEAEARPITQLVRHMAPAAFSPLH